The Winogradskyella schleiferi genome has a window encoding:
- a CDS encoding polyribonucleotide nucleotidyltransferase: protein MIPKVFREVIDLGDGREISIETGKLAKQAHGSVVVQSGKCMLLCTVVSNYEQKDLDFLPLTVDYREKFAAAGRYPGGFFKREARPSDGEVLTMRLVDRVLRPLFPKDYHSETQVMIQLMSHDDDVMPDAMAGLAASAAIQLSDFPFECAISEARVGRVNGEFIINPTRSQLEESDIDMMIGASADSVMMVEGEMDEISEEEMTEAIKFAHEAIKVQCAAQLRLAEAFGKKETREYPEERSDEDLAKKIHDMAYDKVYAIAKAGSSKHERSTAFSEIKEEIKATFSEEELEDFGGLVSKYYRAAEKAAIRDLTLNEGQRLDGRKTDEIRPIWCEIDYLPSVHGSSIFTRGETQALATVTLGTSRDANQVDMPSYEGEERFYLHYNFPPFCTGEARPIRGTSRREVGHGNLAQRALKGMIPEDCPYTVRVVSEVLESNGSSSMATVCSGTMALMDAGVQMTKPVSGIAMGLISDGDSGKYAVLSDILGDEDHLGDMDFKVTGTADGITACQMDIKVKGLTYEILVNALKQARDGRLHILEKITDTIAKPNAEVKEHAPTMVTRRIPNEFIGALIGPGGKVIQEMQKETETTIVINEDPVTEEGIVEILGVGKKGINAVMAKIDAILFKPEVGSIYEVKVIKMLDFGAVVEYMDAPGNEVLLHVSELAWERTENVSDVVNMGDVFDVKYFGIDSRTRKEKVSRKAILPKPEGFKERPPRDNNSRGGRDNNRGRDNRGRDNRRDDRKPRENKKED from the coding sequence ATGATTCCAAAAGTTTTTAGAGAGGTCATTGACCTAGGAGACGGTAGAGAAATTTCTATCGAAACCGGAAAATTAGCAAAACAAGCGCATGGTAGCGTTGTGGTGCAGTCTGGAAAATGCATGTTATTATGTACAGTAGTTTCCAATTACGAACAAAAAGACCTTGATTTTCTTCCGTTAACGGTAGATTACAGAGAAAAATTTGCTGCGGCTGGGCGTTATCCTGGTGGTTTCTTCAAGAGAGAAGCAAGACCAAGTGACGGCGAAGTATTAACGATGCGTTTAGTGGATCGTGTTTTACGTCCATTATTCCCAAAAGATTATCACTCGGAAACACAAGTGATGATTCAATTAATGTCTCATGACGATGACGTTATGCCAGATGCTATGGCAGGATTAGCTGCTTCTGCTGCTATCCAATTATCAGATTTTCCATTTGAATGTGCGATTTCTGAAGCAAGAGTAGGCCGTGTAAATGGCGAATTTATCATCAACCCTACACGATCTCAACTAGAAGAATCTGATATCGATATGATGATCGGAGCTTCTGCGGATTCCGTAATGATGGTTGAAGGTGAAATGGACGAGATTTCCGAAGAAGAAATGACAGAAGCCATTAAGTTTGCCCATGAAGCAATTAAAGTACAATGTGCTGCTCAATTGAGATTGGCTGAAGCTTTCGGAAAGAAAGAAACTCGTGAATATCCTGAAGAACGATCAGACGAGGATTTGGCTAAGAAAATCCATGATATGGCTTACGATAAAGTATATGCCATTGCAAAAGCTGGATCGTCGAAACACGAAAGAAGTACAGCATTTTCTGAAATTAAAGAAGAAATCAAAGCTACGTTTTCTGAAGAAGAATTAGAAGACTTTGGTGGATTGGTTTCTAAATATTATCGAGCTGCCGAAAAAGCGGCTATTAGAGACCTGACCTTAAATGAAGGACAACGTTTAGACGGAAGAAAAACAGACGAGATCAGACCGATATGGTGTGAGATAGATTATTTACCGTCTGTACATGGGTCTTCAATCTTTACTCGTGGAGAAACTCAAGCTTTAGCAACAGTAACTTTAGGAACTTCTAGAGATGCCAATCAGGTAGACATGCCATCTTACGAAGGTGAGGAGCGTTTCTATTTGCACTACAACTTCCCTCCTTTTTGTACAGGTGAAGCAAGACCAATCCGTGGCACCTCTCGTAGAGAAGTTGGTCATGGTAACTTAGCACAACGCGCCTTAAAAGGCATGATTCCTGAGGATTGTCCTTATACAGTACGTGTAGTTTCTGAAGTATTGGAATCTAACGGTTCGTCTTCAATGGCAACAGTTTGTTCTGGAACAATGGCATTGATGGATGCTGGTGTGCAAATGACAAAACCAGTTTCAGGTATTGCCATGGGATTAATTTCTGATGGAGATTCTGGAAAATATGCCGTATTGTCTGATATTTTAGGTGATGAAGATCACTTAGGAGATATGGACTTTAAAGTGACTGGAACTGCAGATGGTATTACCGCTTGCCAAATGGATATTAAAGTAAAAGGCTTGACTTATGAAATCCTTGTCAATGCTTTAAAACAAGCTCGTGATGGTCGTTTACATATCTTAGAGAAGATAACGGACACTATTGCTAAGCCAAATGCTGAAGTAAAAGAACATGCACCAACAATGGTAACGAGACGAATTCCAAATGAATTTATCGGAGCATTAATTGGACCTGGTGGAAAAGTGATTCAGGAAATGCAAAAAGAAACTGAGACTACTATCGTAATTAACGAAGATCCAGTAACTGAAGAAGGTATTGTTGAAATTTTAGGTGTTGGTAAAAAAGGCATTAATGCTGTAATGGCAAAAATCGATGCTATTTTATTTAAGCCTGAAGTGGGCAGCATTTACGAAGTAAAAGTGATCAAAATGTTAGATTTTGGTGCTGTTGTTGAGTATATGGATGCACCAGGAAACGAAGTGTTATTGCACGTATCTGAATTAGCGTGGGAGCGTACAGAAAATGTATCTGATGTGGTAAACATGGGCGATGTGTTTGATGTAAAATATTTCGGTATTGATTCTAGAACACGTAAGGAAAAAGTATCACGTAAAGCGATTTTACCAAAACCAGAAGGTTTCAAGGAAAGACCGCCAAGAGACAATAATAGTCGTGGTGGACGTGATAACAACAGAGGAAGAGATAATCGTGGACGTGACAACAGACGTGATGATCGTAAGCCTAGAGAGAATAAGAAGGAAGATTAA
- a CDS encoding heavy-metal-associated domain-containing protein, translating to MSLLSENVIPGNHGKVFGTDATEPKDLERIKKNILAIKGVKEVVINADLFPKELTVQTSTLVEIKDVEDAVLPTGFHVIPKGLFEL from the coding sequence ATGAGTTTATTATCAGAAAATGTAATTCCGGGAAATCACGGAAAAGTATTTGGCACCGATGCCACCGAACCTAAAGATTTAGAACGTATTAAAAAGAACATTTTAGCCATTAAAGGTGTAAAAGAAGTTGTTATTAATGCAGATTTATTCCCAAAGGAATTGACGGTTCAAACCAGTACACTAGTTGAAATAAAGGATGTTGAGGATGCAGTTTTACCGACTGGTTTTCATGTCATACCCAAAGGGCTTTTCGAACTTTAA